A genomic segment from Sciurus carolinensis chromosome 1, mSciCar1.2, whole genome shotgun sequence encodes:
- the Ddx20 gene encoding probable ATP-dependent RNA helicase DDX20 isoform X2 codes for MEGLECHVFIGGTPLSQDKTRLKKCHIAVGSPGRIKQLIELDYLNPGSIRLFILDEADKLLEEGSFQEQINWIYSSLPASKQMLAVSATYPEFLANALTRYMREPTFVRLNSNDPSLIGLKQYYKVVNLYPLAHKIFEEKAQHLQELFSRIPFNQALVFSNLHSRAQHLADILSSRGFPAECISGNMNQNQRLDAMAKLKQFHCRVLISTDLTSRGIDAEKVNLVVNLDVPLDWETYMHRIGRAGRFGTLGLTVTYCCRGEEENMMMKIAHKCNINLLPLPDPIPPGLMEECLDWDVEVKAAIHTYGLASAPTQPLKKQIQKIERAFQTQKVHGNHMASSRNTSVSALSVKSKVNTKQKLPAKSYSECGIIEKATSPKELGCAIQLEEQMKNSAQTPVENSTSSQPQVKEALPVSLPKIPCLSSFKIHQPCTLTFAELVEDYEHYIKEGLEKPVEIIRHYTGPGDQTVNPQNGFVRNRVTEERVQILASSSQSGDSESDSDSYSSRTSSQSKGNKSYLEGSSDIQLKDSESTPVEGHISLEQPLNENDASIPEEYQESPEIQIKARHKEGSHQRAKQSRRNLPRRSSYRLHTEPQEDDWYDCHREAHLNFSDTYQDYEEYWRAYYRAWQEYYAAASQSYYWNAQRHPSWMAAYHMNTVYLQEMMRGNQ; via the exons ATGGAAGGCTTAGAGTGTCATGTTTTTATTGGAGGAACTCCATTATCACAAGACAAAACCAGACTTAAAAAATGTCATATTGCTGTTGGATCTCCTG gGAGAATTAAACAACTCATTGAACTTGACTACTTGAATCCAGGCAGCATTCGCCTCTTTATTCTTGATGAAGCAGATAAGCTTTTAGAAGAAGGCAGCTTCCAGGAGCAAATAAA tTGGATTTATTCTTCCTTGCCTGCCAGTAAACAGATGTTGGCAGTATCAGCTACTTACCCTGAATTTCTGGCCAATGCTTTGACAAGGTATATGAGAGAGCCCACTTTTGTAAGATTGAATTCCAACGATCCAAGTCTCATAG GTTTGAAGCAGTATTACAAAGTTGTCAATTTGTACCCTTTGGCACATAAGATTTTTGAGGAAAAGGCTCAACATTTACAGGAACTCTTCAGCAGAATTCCATTTAATCAAGCCTTAGTCTTTTCTAATTTGCACAGTAG agCACAACATTTGGCTGATATCCTTTCTTCCAGAGGCTTTCCTGCTGAGTGTATTTCAG GCAACATGAATCAGAATCAGCGTCTAGATGCTATGGCTAAACTGAAGCAGTTTCATTGCAGAGTCCTCATTTCTACAGATTTG ACTTCCCGTGGAATTGATGCTGAGAAGGTGAACTTGGTTGTAAATCTGGATGTACCATTGGACTGGGAGACATACATGCATCGCATTGGCAGAGCTGGCCGTTttg GTACATTGGGACTGACGGTTACCTATTGTTGCcggggagaagaagaaaatatgatgaTGAAAATTGCCCACAAATGTAATATCAATCTTCTCCCTTTACCAG atCCCATTCCTCCTGGTCTGATGGAAGAATGTTTGGATTGGGATGTGGAGGTTAAAGCTGCTATACATACATATGGCTTAGCAAGTGCACCTACCCAGCCCCttaaaaagcaaattcaaaaaaTAGAGAGAGCCTTTCAAACTCAGAAAGTTCATGGTAACCACATGGCTTCCTCTAGAAATACTTCTGTATCTGCATTATCAGTCAAATCAAAAGTTAACACTAAACAAAAGCTTCCTGCAAAAAGCTACTCAGAGTGTGGAATCATAGAAAAAGCAACATCACCTAAAGAACTGGGGTGTGCCATACAATTGGAAGAACAAATGAAGAATTCTGCTCAGACCCCTGTGGAAAATTCTACCAGTAGCCAGCCACAGGTCAAAGAAGCTTTACCTGTGTCACTCCCCAAAATTCCttgtttgtcttcttttaaaatccaTCAACCATGCACTTTAACTTTTGCAGAACTGGTAGAAGATTATGAACATTATATTAAAGAGGGGTTAGAGAAACCTGTGGAAATTATCAGGCACTACACAGGTCCTGGAGATCAGACTGTGAACCCTCAAAATGGTTTTGTGAGAAATAGAGTTACTGAAGAGAGAGTACAGATATTGGCAAGTAGTAGCCAATCAGGAGACTCAGAGAGTGACAGTGATTCTTACAGCTCCAGGACTTCTTCccagagcaaaggaaataagtCATACTTGGAAGGCTCTTCTGATATTCAGCTGAAGGACTCTGAATCTACTCCTGTGGAGGGCCATATCTCTTTGGAACAACCTCTGAATGAAAATGATGCCTCCATTCCAGAGGAATATCAAGAATCACCTGAAATCCAGATAAAGGCAAGACATAAAGAGGGGTCCCACCAGCGAGCTAAGCAGAGCCGAAGAAACCTACCTAGGCGCTCTTCCTATCGATTGCATACAGAACCCCAGGAAGATGATTGGTATGACTGTCATAGGGAAGCACATCTAAATTTTTCTGATACCTACCAGGATTATGAGGAGTACTGGAGAGCTTACTATAGGGCATGGCAAGAATATTATGCTGCTGCTTCTCAGTCATATTATTGGAATGCTCAGAGGCATCCGAGTTGGATGGCAGCCTATCACATGAATACAGTTTATCTACAAGAAATGATGCGTGGTAACCAGTGA
- the Ddx20 gene encoding probable ATP-dependent RNA helicase DDX20 isoform X1, with the protein MAAAFEASAAVTTAETVMPGEHVTGQASALEPTPGPVRSLRTAHDIGGPRTRTGDVLLAEPADFESLLLSRPVLEGLRAAGFEKPSPVQLKAIPLGRCGLDLIVQAKSGTGKTCVFSTIALDTLVLENYSTQILILAPTREIAVQIHSVITAIGIKMEGLECHVFIGGTPLSQDKTRLKKCHIAVGSPGRIKQLIELDYLNPGSIRLFILDEADKLLEEGSFQEQINWIYSSLPASKQMLAVSATYPEFLANALTRYMREPTFVRLNSNDPSLIGLKQYYKVVNLYPLAHKIFEEKAQHLQELFSRIPFNQALVFSNLHSRAQHLADILSSRGFPAECISGNMNQNQRLDAMAKLKQFHCRVLISTDLTSRGIDAEKVNLVVNLDVPLDWETYMHRIGRAGRFGTLGLTVTYCCRGEEENMMMKIAHKCNINLLPLPDPIPPGLMEECLDWDVEVKAAIHTYGLASAPTQPLKKQIQKIERAFQTQKVHGNHMASSRNTSVSALSVKSKVNTKQKLPAKSYSECGIIEKATSPKELGCAIQLEEQMKNSAQTPVENSTSSQPQVKEALPVSLPKIPCLSSFKIHQPCTLTFAELVEDYEHYIKEGLEKPVEIIRHYTGPGDQTVNPQNGFVRNRVTEERVQILASSSQSGDSESDSDSYSSRTSSQSKGNKSYLEGSSDIQLKDSESTPVEGHISLEQPLNENDASIPEEYQESPEIQIKARHKEGSHQRAKQSRRNLPRRSSYRLHTEPQEDDWYDCHREAHLNFSDTYQDYEEYWRAYYRAWQEYYAAASQSYYWNAQRHPSWMAAYHMNTVYLQEMMRGNQ; encoded by the exons ATGGCGGCGGCGTTTGAAGCCTCCGCGGCCGTAACCACCGCGGAGACCGTTATGCCCGGGGAGCATGTGACCGGGCAGGCCTCGGCCCTGGAGCCCACTCCCGGGCCCGTGCGGAGCCTGAGGACGGCTCATGACATCGGCGGCCCGCGGACTCGCACCGGAGACGTGCTGCTGGCGGAACCCGCGGACTTTGAGTCGCTCCTGCTGTCGCGGCCAGTCCTGGAAGGGCTGCGGGCGGCCGGCTTCGAGAAGCCCTCGCCGGTGCAGCTAAAGGCCATTCCTCTGGGGCGCTGCGGGCTCG ATTTAATTGTTCAAGCTAAATCGGGCACTGGAAAAACCTGTGTATTCTCCACCATAGCTTTGGACACTCTTGTTCTTGAAAACTATAGTACTCAG aTTTTGATCTTGGCTCCTACAAGAGAAATTGCTGTACAGATACATTCTGTTATCACAGCCATTGGAATAAAAATGGAAGGCTTAGAGTGTCATGTTTTTATTGGAGGAACTCCATTATCACAAGACAAAACCAGACTTAAAAAATGTCATATTGCTGTTGGATCTCCTG gGAGAATTAAACAACTCATTGAACTTGACTACTTGAATCCAGGCAGCATTCGCCTCTTTATTCTTGATGAAGCAGATAAGCTTTTAGAAGAAGGCAGCTTCCAGGAGCAAATAAA tTGGATTTATTCTTCCTTGCCTGCCAGTAAACAGATGTTGGCAGTATCAGCTACTTACCCTGAATTTCTGGCCAATGCTTTGACAAGGTATATGAGAGAGCCCACTTTTGTAAGATTGAATTCCAACGATCCAAGTCTCATAG GTTTGAAGCAGTATTACAAAGTTGTCAATTTGTACCCTTTGGCACATAAGATTTTTGAGGAAAAGGCTCAACATTTACAGGAACTCTTCAGCAGAATTCCATTTAATCAAGCCTTAGTCTTTTCTAATTTGCACAGTAG agCACAACATTTGGCTGATATCCTTTCTTCCAGAGGCTTTCCTGCTGAGTGTATTTCAG GCAACATGAATCAGAATCAGCGTCTAGATGCTATGGCTAAACTGAAGCAGTTTCATTGCAGAGTCCTCATTTCTACAGATTTG ACTTCCCGTGGAATTGATGCTGAGAAGGTGAACTTGGTTGTAAATCTGGATGTACCATTGGACTGGGAGACATACATGCATCGCATTGGCAGAGCTGGCCGTTttg GTACATTGGGACTGACGGTTACCTATTGTTGCcggggagaagaagaaaatatgatgaTGAAAATTGCCCACAAATGTAATATCAATCTTCTCCCTTTACCAG atCCCATTCCTCCTGGTCTGATGGAAGAATGTTTGGATTGGGATGTGGAGGTTAAAGCTGCTATACATACATATGGCTTAGCAAGTGCACCTACCCAGCCCCttaaaaagcaaattcaaaaaaTAGAGAGAGCCTTTCAAACTCAGAAAGTTCATGGTAACCACATGGCTTCCTCTAGAAATACTTCTGTATCTGCATTATCAGTCAAATCAAAAGTTAACACTAAACAAAAGCTTCCTGCAAAAAGCTACTCAGAGTGTGGAATCATAGAAAAAGCAACATCACCTAAAGAACTGGGGTGTGCCATACAATTGGAAGAACAAATGAAGAATTCTGCTCAGACCCCTGTGGAAAATTCTACCAGTAGCCAGCCACAGGTCAAAGAAGCTTTACCTGTGTCACTCCCCAAAATTCCttgtttgtcttcttttaaaatccaTCAACCATGCACTTTAACTTTTGCAGAACTGGTAGAAGATTATGAACATTATATTAAAGAGGGGTTAGAGAAACCTGTGGAAATTATCAGGCACTACACAGGTCCTGGAGATCAGACTGTGAACCCTCAAAATGGTTTTGTGAGAAATAGAGTTACTGAAGAGAGAGTACAGATATTGGCAAGTAGTAGCCAATCAGGAGACTCAGAGAGTGACAGTGATTCTTACAGCTCCAGGACTTCTTCccagagcaaaggaaataagtCATACTTGGAAGGCTCTTCTGATATTCAGCTGAAGGACTCTGAATCTACTCCTGTGGAGGGCCATATCTCTTTGGAACAACCTCTGAATGAAAATGATGCCTCCATTCCAGAGGAATATCAAGAATCACCTGAAATCCAGATAAAGGCAAGACATAAAGAGGGGTCCCACCAGCGAGCTAAGCAGAGCCGAAGAAACCTACCTAGGCGCTCTTCCTATCGATTGCATACAGAACCCCAGGAAGATGATTGGTATGACTGTCATAGGGAAGCACATCTAAATTTTTCTGATACCTACCAGGATTATGAGGAGTACTGGAGAGCTTACTATAGGGCATGGCAAGAATATTATGCTGCTGCTTCTCAGTCATATTATTGGAATGCTCAGAGGCATCCGAGTTGGATGGCAGCCTATCACATGAATACAGTTTATCTACAAGAAATGATGCGTGGTAACCAGTGA